In Balaenoptera musculus isolate JJ_BM4_2016_0621 chromosome 19, mBalMus1.pri.v3, whole genome shotgun sequence, one genomic interval encodes:
- the LOC118885469 gene encoding LOW QUALITY PROTEIN: zinc finger protein 345-like (The sequence of the model RefSeq protein was modified relative to this genomic sequence to represent the inferred CDS: deleted 1 base in 1 codon) produces MRPYECEECRKSLNSGPDFIQHQIILTREKYNKFKESQKAFTNASRFFLNQNIHTSEKSFKGNYCVREFNNGTALIRHQRIHTVEKLYECNECGKAFSTSSIFRVHQRIHTGEKPNECKECGKAFHHSSYLSQHQRIHTGEKPYECKYCVRAFSNVSAFIRHQRIYTGEKPNKCKGCGRACSTVSILTAHQRIHSGEKPYVCKECGKAFRQSSELTQHQRIHTAEKPYRCKECGRVFCCSSELSRHKLIHADEKLYECKECGKTLSRDSVLTQHQKIHTGEKGWECNECGKVLNCVIYLTWHQ; encoded by the exons ATGAGACCCTATGAATGTGAGGAATGTAGAAAGTCTTTGAATAGTGGCCCAGACTTTATACAACATCAGATAATTTTAACTAGggagaaatataataaatttaaggAAAGTCAGAAGGCCTTTACTAATGCCTCACGTTTTTTTCTAAATCAGAACATTCATACAAGCGAGAAGTCCTTTAAAGGTAATTATTGTGTTAGAGAATTTAATAATGGTACAGCCCTTATTcgtcatcagagaattcatactgttGAGAAACtctatgaatgtaatgaatgtggaaagGCCTTTAGTACTAGTTCAATATTTAGAGTACATCAAAGGATTCACACAGGTGAGAAGCCCaatgaatgtaaagaatgtggaaaagcctttcaTCATTCCTCATACCTTAGTCAACATCaaagaattcatactggtgagaaaccttatgaatgtaagTATTGTGTTAGGGCTTTTAGCAATGTTTCTGCCTTTATTCGGCATCAGAGGATTTATACTGGTGAGAAACCCAACAAATGTAAGGGATGTGGAAGAGCCTGTAGTACTGTCTCAATACTTACAGCACATCAAAGAATTCATTCAGGTGAGAAACCCTATGtttgtaaggaatgtgggaaggccttc cgTCAGTCTTCAGAACTTACTCAACATCAGAGGATTCATACTGCTGAGAAACCCTACAGATGTAAGGAATGTGGAAGGGTCTTTTGTTGTTCATCAGAGCTTTCTCGACATAAGTTAATTCATGCTGATGAAAAGTtgtatgaatgtaaggaatgtggaaagACCCTAAGTAGAGATTCAGTACTTACACAACATCAGAAAATTCACACTGGTGAGAAAGGCTgggaatgtaatgaatgtgggaaagttttaaattgtgtaaTATACCTGACTTGGCATCAGTGA
- the LOC118885470 gene encoding heterogeneous nuclear ribonucleoprotein A3-like, with the protein MWEVGRGESGLKTEVKPPPGRPQPDSGRRRRRRGEEGHDPEEPEQLRKLFIGGLSFETTDDSLREHFEKWGTLTDCVVMRDSQTKRSRGFGFVTYSWVEEVDAAMCARPHKVDGRVVEPKRAVSREDSVKPGAHLTVKKIFVGGIKEDTEECNLSDYFEKYGKIETIGVMEDRQSGKKRGFAFVTFDDHDTVDKIVVQKYHTINGHNCEVKKALSKQEMQSAGSQRGRGSGSGNFVGGGGNFGGGGGNFGRGGNFGGRGGYGGGGGGSRGSYGGGDGGYNGFGGDGGNDGGGPGYSSRGGYGGGGPGYGNQDGGYGGGGGGYDAYNEGGNFGGDYGGGGGSYNDFGNYSGQQQSNYGPMKGGSFGGRSSGSPYGGGYGSGGGSGGYGSRRFSKLRRRGLQFLAGERARRCQESCRLL; encoded by the exons atgtgggaag TTGGAAGAGGCGAGTCCGGTCTCAAAACGGAGGTAAAACCGCCGCCCGGTCGCCCCCAGCCCGActccggccgccgccgccgccgccggggggAGGAGGGCCATGATCCAGAGGAACCAGAACAGTTGAGAAAACTGTTTATTGGTGGTCTGAGCTTTGAAACTACAGATGATAGCTTAAGAGAACATTTTGAGAAATGGGGCACACTTACAGATTGTGTGGTGATGAGAGACTCCCAAACAAAACGTTCCAGGGGCTTTGGTTTTGTGACTTACTCTTGGGTTGAAGAGGTGGATGCAGCAATGTGTGCTCGACCACACAAGGTTGATGGGCGTGTAGTGGAACCAAAGAGAGCTGTTTCTAGAGAGGATTCTGTAAAGCCTGGTGCCCATCTAACAGTGAAGAAAATTTTTGTTGGTGGTattaaagaagatacagaagAATGTAATTTGAGTGACTACTTTGAAAAGTATGGCAAGATTGAAACCATAGGAGTTATGGAAGACAGGCAGAGTGGGAAAAAGAGAGGATTTGCTTTTGTAACTTTTGATGATCATGATACAGTTGACAAAATTGTTGTTCAGAAATACCACACTATTAATGGGCATAATTGTGAAGTGAAAAAGGCCCTTTCTAAACAAGAAATGCAATCTGCTGGATCACAAAGAGGTCGTGGAAGCGGATCTGGCAACTTTGTGGGTGGTGGAGGAAACTTTGGAGGTGGTGGAGGTAACTTTGGCCGTGGTGGAAACTTTGGTGGAAGAGGAGGctatggtggtggaggtggtggcagCAGAGGTAGTTATGGAGGAGGTGATGGTGGATATAACGGATTTGGAGGCGACGGTGGTAACGATGGTGGTGGTCCTGGTTACAGTAGTAGAGGAGGCTATGGTGGTGGTGGACCAGGATATGGAAACCAAGATGGTGGATATGGTGGCGGTGGTGGAGGATATGATGCTTACAATGAAGGAGGAAATTTTGGAGGTGactatggtggtggtggtgggagctaTAATGATTTTGGAAATTATAGTGGACAACAGCAATCAAATTATGGACCCATGAAGGGGGGCAGTTTTGGTGGAAGAAGCTCGGGAAGTCCCTATGGTGGTGGTTATGGATCTGGTGGTGGAAGTGGTGGATATGGTAGCAGAAGGTTCTCAAAACTCAGAAGAAGAGGGCTACAGTTCTTAGCAGGAGAGAGAGCGAGGAGGTGTCAGGAAAGCTGCAGGTTACTTTGA